Proteins encoded within one genomic window of Calonectris borealis chromosome 1, bCalBor7.hap1.2, whole genome shotgun sequence:
- the LOC142091366 gene encoding galactosylgalactosylxylosylprotein 3-beta-glucuronosyltransferase 1-like, whose translation MLRRRNLLTTLLIALPWALLLTLWHQYPTTRYLSLLRKETDENVTSKALLNGTSALREEGLPSCIRQQQSIGATPKVIQNYVYSRPPPWSDTLPTIFVITPTYTRPVQKAELTRLANTFLHVQNLHWVVVEDSPRRTNLVSNLLEKAGLNFTHLNVETPKSLKLGLSWIPSHTPRGTLQRNLGLHWLRDSFSNTAPPEGVVYFADDDNTYSLELFEEMRYTRRVSVWPVAFVGGLRYESPKVSPAGKVVGWKTVFDPNRPFAIDMAGFAISIKLILEKPQASFKLEGVKGGYQETSLLKDLVTMDGLEPKAANCTKVLVWHTRTERPTLVNEGKRGFTDPRVEV comes from the exons ATGCTGAGGAGACGTAACCTTCTTACCACGCTCCTGATCGCCTTGCCATGGGCTCTTCTCCTAACCTTGTGGCACCAGTACCCAACCACCCGCTACCTCAGCCTGCTGAGAA AAGAGACAGATGAGAACGTGACCTCTAAAGCTCTCCTCAATGGTACATCTGCACTGAGAGAAGAAGGCCTCCCATCATGCATTCGGCAGCAGCAAAGCATAGGGGCAACGCCTAAAGTCATCCAGAATTATGTGTACTCCAGGCCGCCCCCATGGTCAGACACCCTGCCGACCATCTTTGTTATCACTCCTACCTACACCCGGCCAGTGCAAAAAGCTGAGCTGACCCGTCTGGCCAACACCTTCCTACATGTACAGAACCTGCactgggtggtggtggaggaCTCGCCCCGGAGGACCAACCTGGTATCCAACCTGCTGGAGAAGGCAGGGCTCAACTTCACCCACCTCAATGTGGAGACACCCAAGAGTCTGAAGCTGGGGCTGTCCTGGATCCCATCCCACACCCCAAGGGGGACACTACAGAGAAACCTGGGGCTGCATTGGCTGAGGGACAGCTTCAGCAACACCGCACCACCAGAAGGGGTAGTGTATTTTGCCGATGATGATAACACCTACAGCCTGGAGCTCTTTGAAGAG ATGCGCTACACAAGGAGGGTGTCAGTCTGGCCAGTGGCTTTCGTTGGGGGGCTGCGATACGAATCCCCAAAAGTGAGCCCAGCAGGGAAGGTGGTGGGCTGGAAAACCGTATTTGACCCTAACCGGCCCTTTGCTATTGATATGGCTGGATTTGCTATCAGCATCAAGCTGATCTTGGAGAAGCCTCAGGCCAGTTTCAAGCTGGAGGGAGTTAAAGGAGGCTACCAGGAAACCAGTCTGCTAAAGGATCTAGTGACTATGGATGGGCTGGAGCCCAAAGCAGCCAACTGCACAAAG GTGTTGGTCTGGCACACAAGAACTGAGAGGCCCACTCTGGTTAACGAAGGCAAGCGTGGATTTACAGACCCCAGAGTAGAGGTGTAA